Within the Enterococcus hirae ATCC 9790 genome, the region GTAAATTGCGGTTCGTAGTTTTTTCTCGCAACTTTTGGTTTAAGCGTTGTCGTTCACTATTCACTTCTTCAATCAACGGGAAGAAGGAATCTGAAATCAGAAAGAGCGTACGAAAAAGTAAACTATATACATTTATCTCGGAATCTCGATCTAAGATTGAACGAATCAGGCGAATCACATATTCTGTATTTTGAGTCGTAAATGTAAATAGACCATTTTCTTTTAGAATAAATGCTACTGGACTTGTTTCATAGTGGTTTTCGATTTTTTGTTGATGAGGAACATTGGTGACTAAAAGTAAAATATCATCAAGAGTATCATATTCCACACGAGCACGTTCATTTTTGTCTAAAGAATAGGTAAGCATCTCATCACTAATGCCATACTCTTCCTTAAGATTTTTGATTCCCATTACATCATCTCTAGGCACATTCAGCCAAAAATTTTGATCAAAATTAAAAAAATGTTTTTCTCTCATACAGTCCCCTTCTTCCTGTGCTGATAGATTCATTAGGTATCTCACGACGATTCTTCTAAGTATTCTTGGCGAATTTACAAATCATTAGCCCTTCCGACCGCTGTCTCGCTCTTAAAAATAAATAAGCCGATGAAAAGCGAAAATAGCTCTCCTATTTTCAATTTCTTCGGCTTAGCTATCGAAGTTAGATCCTGTCTTCTTTATACTATCATTTTTTATTGGACTCAAGAAACAAAGACTTCTTGACGAATTTCTGCCAACTTTTCTTCAATCATGTTCAGCACTTCTACTTTTGCTTGGGGATCTTCCACAAAATTGAATCGATCGCCATCAATTTGGATTTTGGGACTTTCATTGTACTCGTCATACCATTGATCATAGCGACGATTCAATTCTTTGTAATAATCATATAAGCTTGGATCGAAGGAAAGTTGTTCATATGATCGTCCTCTTTTTTCGATCCGTTCAAGCATCGTATCAAATGAAACACGAATATGAACCAATAAATCCGGATGTTTTTTATGTGCGGCATACGGCAACTCTTCCATCATATTTGCTAATAGCTCGTCATATACTCGAACTTCTGTTTCAGTTGCCCGACCCAAATCAGCATTCAAATGAAAAAGCAAAGAATCTTCATAGATCGAACGATCTAAAACATTGTTGTCTTCTTTCATTGCCTGCTTGATACTTTCAAAACGTTTATTCAAAAAATAGATTTGTAACAAAAACGCATACTGCTCAGGATTGGCATAAAATAAAGGCAATACCTCATTATCCTCGATTGACTCATAAAAAGCTCGACTTCCAAAGTGTTCAGCCATCATTTCTGTTAAACTTGATTTTCCAGCGCCAATGGTACCTGCTAAAACAATCACACTCATTAACCTCCAACTCACTTTATCACTAAATGTTGTGTCTTTTTCCAATTCTTTTTAAATATACCCCCAATATCTGGTGGTGTCAATTAGGAATAACAGGATATTTCCATTCATAAAATTCAATAAAATCTTAAGAAAAAAGAGGTTTTTCAACAGAAAACGTATTCTTTATTTTACTTCTGGGAAGGTTTTAGTAAAATAAAGATGAATTGTTTTTTGAACTTCTATGTTATACAATCTGTTCGTTAGCGCAAAGGATCCAAGGCGCTTTATTTTTTGCTCAAAAAAGTTATGGGAATAAAAGAAGGAGTTAGATTATGGCAAATTATGGCCAAGGGGAATCAAATGGTAAAATTATTCTGATGGGCGAACATGCAGTTGTCTACGGCGAACCGGCAATCGCTTTTCCTTTTCAGGCAGCAAAAGTAGTTGCTTCCTTGAATGAACACATCACTTCGTCAGGAGATCAGCTTGTTTCTTCCTACTATACAGGAATACTGCGTGATGCCCCACATTCGTTAAAAAACATCAAGCAGTTAGTATTCAACTTAAAAAAGGAACTGCAAATTGAGCAATCATTAGAGTTAACTATTCACAGCACTATCCCTGCCGAACGTGGAATGGGCTCAAGCGCTGCAGTAGCTACGGCAGTTACTCGTGCCTTTTACGATTATCTCGAACAACCACTTTCTCGCGAACAGCTCTTGACAAATGTCCAAATTTCAGAAAAAATTGCCCATGGTAATCCTAGTGGTATCGATGCTGCGGCAACAAGCAGTTTAGAACCAATCTACTTTGTGAAAGGACACCCGTTTGATTATTTCTCTTTAAATATCGACGCTTTTTTGATTGTCGCTGATACCGGAATCAAAGGTCAGACGCGAGCAGTGGTCAAAGACGTTGCTCATTTATTTGAAAAAGATCAGCAGAAAGTTGGACAAAAAATCCAACAACTAGGATACTTAACAAGGCAAGCCAAAAAAGCCATTGTTAAAAATAACCCCGAGCATTTAGCCCAAGCGATGAATGAAGCCCAACTAATTTTAAAAAATTTAACGATCAGCAACGATTTTCTTGATGTATTGATCGAAACCGCTAGAGATTCAGGCGCTTTGGGAGCAAAACTAACTGGTGGTGGTCGAGGTGGCTGCATGATTGCGCTAGCTCAAACAAAAACAAAAGCCCAAGAAATCAGCGAAGCCCTCTTACAAGCGGGAGCAGCTGCAACTTGGATTCAAGGATTAGGAGTACATACCTATGTTTAAAGGCAAAGCACGAGCATATACGAATATCGCCCTTATCAAGTACTGGGGTAAAAAAAATGAATCGTTAATTCTCCCGATGAATAACAGCTTATCACTCACATTAGATGCATTTTATACGGAAACTGAAGTCAGCTTTTCAGAAGCTTACACGGAAGACCAATTTTATTTAGATAATCAATTGCAAGATGAAAAAGCAACCAAAAAAATCAGTACTTTTTTGGATATTGTGAGAGAAAAAGCGGGTACCACGAAAAAAGCAAAAGTGATCAGCCAGAATTTCGTTCCGACTGCTGCGGGTTTAGCTTCTTCTGCCAGCGGCTTAGCGGCTTTAGCCGGAGCATGCAACGAGGCATTGAAATTAGGGTTAGATGACCAAGCTTTATCAAGACTGGCTCGTAGAGGATCAGGTTCCGCTTGTCGGAGTATTTTTGGTGGATTTGTTGAATGGGAAAAAGGACACGATGATCAAAGTTCGTATGCTCATCCAATTTCCTCAGACGGTTTTGAAGATCACTTAGCGATGGTCTTTCTATTGTTGAATGAACAAAAAAAGGATGTCTCAAGTCGTGATGGTATGCGCCGAACGGTTGAAACTTCAAGTTTTTATCAAGGATGGTTAGATTCTGTCGAAGCCGATCTTTATCAACTAAAACAAGCAATCAAAACTAAGAACTTTCAACTTCTAGGTGAAACTATGGAACAAAATGGGTTAAAAATGCACGGAACGACATTAGCTGCTCGTCCGCCATTTACCTACTGGTCTCCTGATAGTTTAAAAGCCATGCAAGCGGTACGGGATTTAAGAAATCAGGGGATTCCTTGTTACTTTACTATGGATGCTGGCCCAAATGTGAAAGTGCTAGTTCAAAAAGACCATCTAGATAAGGTCAAAACAACATTTAGTGACTTATTTAGTAGCCAACAAGTCATTTCGGCTTTTGCAGGTCCAGGAATGACGATTATTGAATAAAGGGAGATTTTTATGATTGAAGTATCTGCACCAGGAAAACTTTATATTGCTGGAGAATACGCAGTTGTTGAAACCGGACATCCGGCTATCATCGTAGCCATTGATCAGTTTGTTACTGTAACCGTTGAAACCGCACGAAAAGTCGGCAGCATCCAATCTGAGCAATATAGTGGCATGCCGATTCGTTGGACTCGGCGTGATGGTGAACTTGTCTTGGATATTCGTGAAAATCCATTTCATTATATCCTTGCTGCCATTCGTTTGACTGAAAAATACGCACGAGAAAAAAATATTTTACTTTCTTTTTATGACCTAAAAGTGACAAGTGAATTGGATAGTTCTAACGGACGCAAATACGGTCTAGGCTCAAGTGGCGCCGTAACTGTCGCAACAGTCAAGGCATTGAATATGTTTTATGCGTTAAATCTTACACAGATTGAAATTTTCAAAATTGCTGCACTAGCAAATTTAACGGTTCAAGATAATGGCTCTTGTGGAGATATTGCAGCTAGTTGTTATGGTGGTTGGATTGCTTTTTCAACCTTTGATCACCAGTGGCTCCAAGAACAAGAAAAACAACATACAATCGTTGAACTCATCGAAATGGATTGGCCTGGTTTATCCATTGAGTCTCTTCCGACACCGAAAGATCTGCGTTTACTGATTGGTTGGACTGGCAGTCCTGCATCAACTTCTGATTTAGTCGATCAAGTCCATCGCTCACGTAAGGAAAAAATGGTAGCCTATCAAAAATTTTTACAAGATAGTACCTTATGCGTTCATGAAATGATTAAAGGATTCAAAGAAAATAACATTGATTTGATCCAAGCTATGATTAGAAAAAACCGACAACTACTCCATGAGCTATCTTCAATTACGGGCGTATTGATCGAAACGCCTGCTTTAAATAAATTATGTAGCTTAGCAGAAGAATACGAGGGAGCAGCAAAATCATCTGGAGCAGGTGGTGGCGATTGTGGTATCGTAATCGTGGATCAAAAATCCGGTATCTTGCCTTTGATGAGCGCTTGGGAATTAGCAGAAATTACACCCTTGCCATTACACGTCTATAGTAACCAACGAAAGGAAAAAGGATGAATCGAAAAGATGAACATGTCTCATTAGCTAAAGCTTTTCATAGTAAACAAAAAAATGAATTTGATACGGTTCGAATCGTTCATAACCCCTTACCTGAAGTTTCCATGTCAGAGATTGATCTACATACGACTGTTGCTGGCTTAACTTTAGACTATCCTTTATATATCAATGCTATGACTGGTGGAAGTGAAAAAACTAAAAAAATCAACCATGATTTAGCGATGATCGCAAAAGAAACAAATTTAATGATTGCCACGGGTTCAGTCAGTGCAGCTTTAAAAGATCCTGCTTTAAGCGATTCTTACACGATCATGCGTGACGTTTATCCAGAAGGAAAGATCCTTGCCAACGTAGGAGCCGGCACCTCTTTAGCACGAGCAAAAGAGGCGATTGAACTATTTCAAGCCGATGCTTTACAACTCCATCTCAATGCACCACAAGAATTGGTGATGCCTGAAGGGGATCGTGATTTTTCCAATTGGAAAGAATTGATCAAAGAAATCATCGAAGGCATTTCGGTTCCTTTGATCGTGAAAGAAGTCGGTTTTGGTATGACCAGAGAAACGATTGATGAACTAGCCGAGTTGGGAGTTCAGACAATCGATATCAGTGGCCGAAGCGGAACCAGCTTCACTCAAATCGAAAATGCTCGTCGAAAAAAAAGAGAGTTAGATTATTTAGTCGATTGGGGACAATCAACGGTTACTTCTCTGCTAGAGGCAAACGAAGCCCAACATCAAGTAGAGATTCTTGCTTCTGGTGGTATTCGCAATGCCTTCGACCTCTTCAAAGCACTTTGTCTTGGTGCCAATGCAGTAGGCGTTTCTGGAACGATCTTAACGCATCTCATGACACACGGCGTGGCAGAAACGATCCAACTAGTCCAACAATGGCAAGCAGAACTTCAACGGCTATTGACCATGGTAGGAGCTAAAACTATCCAAGAACTTCATCACCAACCCTTGATCTTATCTGGAACTACTAAAGATTGGTGCGAAGCCCGAGGAATCCCTCTGACCAAATATGGCACACGAAAGAAATAAACAAATCGATTCAACTCAAAAAGGTTGTCCAATCATCGAAAAGATGAATGACGACCTTTTTTGTCTACAAAAATACAAAGTTTTCTTAGAATGAGATTTTCTTATGGCGTTGACTCTATTTTATCCTTCACCAATCACTTCATACTTTTGTTCAAGTTTTCATGCGATAAATAATAGGATACCAATTCTTTTTCATCTGATAAACAAAAATAAAACCTATGTATCTTTGACAAACGGCTATAATTCCATTCCTGGCATCATTGGCGGAGCGCTAGGTTTTATTATACCCATCCCCTTCCCTATCTCAGGACTACTCGTTTCACATACTTTCCCTAGTTCTTTGCTTATTAGATCAGTCAATTGTTTTTTCCCCTGCTGTTTTTCCTGAACTGCTGTTTCACGCTTAAAGTTATCTGGATTGGTTAGTAGATAACTATAAATATCTCTCCAACTCATCTGAAGATCTCGTTCTATTTTTTTCGTTTTTTATCCACTTTACCACCACTAAATAGATTGAGCGTTTTTCCGCCAGGGTTAATCCTGAATCGTATAATTTTTTCTAGCTGCATAGATCTTTTAAGATATAAACGTATTATGACGTAATAGTCTATTTTATTTTGATTAAAACAAGAATTCTTTACATTCCCTAATTTTTTTAACGTTTGATCTAGCTCCTTAAGATTGTGGAGATTATTTTTTAATTGTTGCTTTCGTTGTTTTTCAGTCAATTCTTTAGTAACCAGTTTTAGTTCTTTTGTTGTTACTTTTTCTTTTGCTGCTATATTTTTTTCGGTTGCTGCTTCCTCTTCTGTTACTATATTATTTTTTGTTGCTGCTTCCTCTTTTAGTTTGTCATCCCCCGGTGTATTTTTTTCATCTGCGACAACTTTAGTGTTCACCACGTACTTTAATAAAGAATGATCGATCCATTTTTCACCTCTCCTACCAGTTAAATACTGCATTTCCTTCGTCAGTTTTTTTATCTCAGACTTGCAATTTTTGATTTCTTTTGCTATTTTGTTAAGCTCGTTTTTTTTGCTCTTGATCGTTTCACCATGTACTTGCTTGGTGCTTTTATATAATGCATTTTTTTTGCTTTCACTGCGTTTTGAAGTTCCTGCTCACAGTCTTCCTTTTTTTTATTTGAGTATGCTTTTTCTTATACCAATCCTCTCTTTTCTTAGCCCGTTCTTCAATTTCTCTCTTTAGTTCATGTTTCAACTCTATGTATAGCTCAGTGTATTTGTGTAAGTTTTCAAGTGGTTCTAAGTTTTCCCGCAATTTGACTTCTAATGAATCAACGGTTGACATCAATTGTTCTTTTCCCATATTTTCTTGATTTTTTGTTTTCTCAAATACTGGTTTTGTCATCCTAACAACTTCCTTTCTTTTTTCATTTTTACTTATCTAAAGTAACACGGTTTACTAGTCTTGATAAAACTACTTTTTCTAAAAAAGCGAATTAATCGTTTTTTTCTAACAAAAGAAATTCCTACGCTAGTTCTAACGAGATTGTTCTTCTTTCCGACAAAAAAAGCCCCTCTTTCCAGATCATCTTTATCTGGAAAAGGGGCTTGATTAACTATACTTGTATTGAATTAACCATTATAAGCATCAATAATGATTTGTTTTAGCTCACTGATCAATGGCTCTTTTGGATTTGCTGTTGTACATTGATCTTCATAAGCAAGTTCTGCCATACGGTCAACCGTTGAATCTAAGGTTTCTTGTGTCACACCTTGAGCCTTCAAGCTCATATTGATTCCAACTGATTGTCCTAATTCATAAACTGCTGTTGCTAAAGCTTCAACTAATTCCGCTGTTGTTTGTCCTTTTAACCCTAAGAACTTAGCAATATCTGCATAGTCTGTATCTGCACGGAAGTAATCATATTTAGGGAACATTGCATGTTTTTGTGGATCTTTTGCATTATAGCGGATGATATGTGGTAATAAAATGGCATTTGTACGACCATGTGGGATACCATATTCTCCACCAATTTTATGCGCAACTGAGTGACAAATTCCTAAGAAGGCGTTCGCAAATGCCATCCCTGCCATTGTAGAAGCGTTGTGCATTTTTTCTCGTGATTCCATATCAGGAGTTTTCACTGATTTTTCTAGGTAATCGAAGACTAATTTGATTGCTTGTAAGCTCAATCCTCTTGTATAATCAGAAGCCATAACAGAAACATAAGACTCAATCGCATGAGTTAATACGTCCATCCCTGTATCTGCCGTGACAGAAGCTGGTACTGACATGACAAATTGTGGGTCGACGATTGCTACATCTGGTGTTAATGCATAATCTGCCAATGGATATTTCACATGTGTATCACTATCTGTGATAACGGCAAAAGGTGTTACTTCAGAACCCGTTCCTGAAGTTGTCGGAATACACACAAATTGTGTTTTTTCTGGTTTATCGATCTTATATGTCCGTTTACGGATATCTAAGAATTTTTGTTTTGCTCCAAAGAATGAAGTATCTGGGTGTTCATAGAACATCCACATTCCTTTAGCAGCATCCATTGCAGAACCGCCACCTAATGCAATCACTGTGTCTGGTTTGAAATCAGCCATCAATTTCGTTCCTGCATAGACTGTGTTTGTTGAAGGATTTGGCTCAACTTCTGAGAAGACTTCGATTTTCACATCATTTTTACGTCTTGATAGTACTTCACGAACCGTATCACAGTAACCAAACTGCACCATACCAGGATCACAAACGATCATGACACGCTCTACGTTTTCCATTTTTTCTAAATAAAGCAAAGAGTTCTTTTCAAAGAAGATTTTTGGTGGTAATTTGAACCATTGCATATTATTTCTCCGTTTCGCTACAGTTTTGACATTGATCAAGTTGATGGCACTTACATTTCTAGAAACAGAATTTTTACCATATGAACCACAACCTAAAGTTAGTGAAGGGATCATTTCGTTATAGATATTTCCGATTCCACCTTCTGCTGAAGGAGTATTTACTAAGATACGGCAAGCTTTCATCCGTAGACCAAACTTCACATGCAGCTCTTCATCCTCTGAGTGAATCACTGCAGTATGGCCTAACCCGCCTAAGTTCAACATTCCTTCGCATAATTCAAAGGCATGTTCTGTATTGTTTGCTTTAACCATTGCAAGTACTGGAGAAAGTTTTTCACGTGAAAGAGGGTAATCCGCTCCGACACCTTCTAATTCAGCTACTAACATTTTTGTCCCTTCTGGAACTTTGATGCCAGCTAGTTTTGCAATGTCCATTGCAGAATGTCCAACGATTGCTGGATTTACTGCGTATTTACCTTCATTCATCACTGCATCTTCTAATTTTGAAAGTTCAGCTGGTTTCACAAAATAGACTTGATGTGCTTGGAATTCTGCTTTAACTGCAGCATAGACTTCTTTGTCAACGATTACTGCTTGCTCAGAAGCACAAATCATTCCGTTATCGAACGTTTTAGAAACGATCAAGTCATTCACTGCTCGTTTGATTTTTGCTGTTTTTTCAATATATGCTGGTACATTACCTGGTCCAACACCTAAAGCTGGCTTTCCTGTTGAATAAGCAGATTTTACCATTCCCGCCCCACCAGTAGCTAAAACAATTGCGATCCCTGGATGATTCATCAACATTGAAGTCGCTTCAATCGATGGATGTTCAATCCATTGAATACAATTTTCAGGTGCGCCAGCTGCGATCGCTGCATCACGAACGACACGCGCTGCTTCAGCAGAAGATTTTTGAGCACTTGGATGGAATGCAAAAACGATTGGGTTTCTTGTTTTCAACGCGATCATTGATTTAAAAATTGTCGTTGATGTTGGGTTAGTTGTTGGAGTTACCCCACAAACCACACCAACTGGTTCAGCAATTTCAATCAAGCCTTTTTGAACATCTTCATTGATGACACCAACTGTTTTATCGTGCTTGATGTTATTCCAAATATATTCAGAAGCATACATATTTTTGATCGCTTTATCTTCATAGATTCCACGACCAGTTTCTTCAACTGCCATTTTAGCTAACGGCATATGTTGATCTAATGCTGCCATTGCCATTTCATGCACAATATGATCTACTTTTTCTTGATCAAAGTTTTCCATCTCTTTTAATGCGACATTTGCTTTCGTTGCTAATTCATCAATCATTCCTTGAACATCAATAGTTTTTGGTTGTTCTTTCTCCATTACTTTAGCCATTGTCTTCCTCCTAATGGGTCATGGTTGTTTGTTAATTAATTCACATTCTCATCATACAACAAACCTTTTCAGATGTAAACCTTTATTGTGATTTTTTTCACAGTTTTTTAAATTTCGATTAAATCCTTTATTTATCAGTGTTTTTATTTATTATCCTAATTATCCAAAGTATTTTATCAAAAAAACAGATTATTCAAAGCTTAACAAAGTCAGAGATTTAGGATAAAAAAAGAGCCCGAGACACCGTCTCAGACTCAACTACTAAGCTTTACCTATTTGTTTTCTTTACTATCTTCAGGTGTTTCAACAGTTTCAGTAGCTTCTTCTTTCACTTCTACTGTTTCAGCAACTTTTGGTTCTGTTTTTTCTACCGTATTTACTGTCGAATCATTGGTTACGACAGTTCCAGGTTTAACCGTTTTGATGGCTGCTCGATCGTATTCTAGAAAAATCCCTTCACAATCTATAACAACTGTGCGTTTTTCATTGTCGATCTCTGAAACAACACCATGTAATCCGCCGATTGTAACTACTTCATCGCCTGATTTCATACTGTCTAGTAAATTTTGTCGTTCTTGTTGTTGTTTCTTTTGTGAACGTGACATAAAATACCACATTGCTAAAAGAGCAACGAACATGACTAACATTGGTAATGATCCCATTTTTTTCACCTCACTAACATGTATCTACACACTCAACTTTAGCAGAAAAAGGCGTGAGACACTAGTTTTTTACATAAATTTAGTGAAAAAGATTAGAAACTTTTGGCATTCTCTTTATTAAACCCATATTCCTCAAAAAAGGCTGCTCGAAATTCTAATAAATTGTCATCCATGATCGCTTGACGCACTTGTTTCATCAAGTTTAATAAGAAGTACAAGTTATGGTAAGACGTTAACCGTATCCCAAATGTTTCATCACATTTGATCAAATGACGAATATACGCACGTGTATAATTTTTACATGTGTAGCAGTCACATTTCTCATCGATTGGGCGGAAGTCATGTGCGTATTGTGCATTTTTCACAACTAAGCGTCCCTGCGAAGTCATACAAGTACCATTTCTTGCGATACGTGTAGGCAAGACACAGTCAAACATATCGACTCCTCTAATCACGCCATCAATCAATGAATCTGCTGCACCAACACCCATTAAATAACGCGGTTTATCCTCAGGGATCAATGGTGTTGTAAACTCTAACACACGGTTCATTTCTGATTTAGGTTCGCCAACAGACAAACCACCGATTGAATAGCCAGGGAAATCCATTGAAATCAAATCTTTTGCACTTTGGCGACGTAAATCTTCAAACCCAGCTCCTTGAATGATACCAAATAATCCTTGACGATCAGGATTCAGATGGGCTTTTAAGCCTCGCTCAGCCCAACGTGAGGTTCTTTCCACTGATTTTTTGACATAATCATAGCTTTCATCAAAAGGAGGACATTCATCGAAGCTCATCATGATGTCTGATCCTAATTTATTTTGGATATTAATTGCTTTTTCTGGTGATAAAAACATCCGAGAACCATTTAAATGATTTTTAAAATGGACACCCTCTTCTTCGATGTTACGCATATCGCTTAGCGAGAACACTTGAAAACCACCTGAATCTGTCAAAATCGGTTGATCCCAATTCATGAACTTGTGTAAGCCGCCTGCTTCTTCTACCAAGTCTTCTCCAGGTCTTAACCATAAATGGTACGTATTACTTAAAATGACTCCCGCACCCATTGCTTTTAATTCTTCAGGTGACATGGTTTTGACAGTTGCTAGTGTTCCCACAGGCATAAACATTGGTGTGGGAAATGTCCCATGAGGAGTGATCAATTCACCAAGACGGGCACCGGTATGTTTTTCTTTTTTGATTAAACGATAACGAATGGCAGGTTGTGTCATTCAATTCCCTACTTTCTCTATAATAATCGCATTGACAACTCCCATCATCATAATCGTTCTAACTCTTTTTTGCAAGGGTTCATTGGGTAACAGGTGTTTATTTAACCTTCATTTTTTAAAGAAATTATAATAACAGATAAAAGATAAAGAAAGCCAAATTGTTTCTTCTTTGTTATACTTATGGCATAAATAAAAAGGAGTGAAACTCATGCTATCTTCAAAAGAACTGAAACAACAAGCAAAAGACAGTTTAAAAGGACGCTGGGGACAAGCTGTATTATTGAATTTAGTCCCAACGTTAATCACAATTGCACTCATTATGATCATAGCTATTCCGACCGCTTTATTATTGGCTCATACCTATAATGATCCTGCAGCTGTCCAAGATATGGCAAACAATACCAACGGAGGTGCTGCTTCTAGCGGTG harbors:
- a CDS encoding magnesium transporter CorA family protein produces the protein MREKHFFNFDQNFWLNVPRDDVMGIKNLKEEYGISDEMLTYSLDKNERARVEYDTLDDILLLVTNVPHQQKIENHYETSPVAFILKENGLFTFTTQNTEYVIRLIRSILDRDSEINVYSLLFRTLFLISDSFFPLIEEVNSERQRLNQKLREKTTNRNLLALSDLEVGLVYLVTGTKQNVVLLEQIKALAIYRKLTEKEKEQLDDALIEAKQAVEMTNLASQILDQLSGTYNNLLNNNLNDTMKFLTVWSLILTVPTIVTGFFGMNLQLPFTHSVFGWGIALFISLILSVWMLIALWRRIR
- a CDS encoding deoxynucleoside kinase, with product MSVIVLAGTIGAGKSSLTEMMAEHFGSRAFYESIEDNEVLPLFYANPEQYAFLLQIYFLNKRFESIKQAMKEDNNVLDRSIYEDSLLFHLNADLGRATETEVRVYDELLANMMEELPYAAHKKHPDLLVHIRVSFDTMLERIEKRGRSYEQLSFDPSLYDYYKELNRRYDQWYDEYNESPKIQIDGDRFNFVEDPQAKVEVLNMIEEKLAEIRQEVFVS
- the mvk gene encoding mevalonate kinase; the encoded protein is MANYGQGESNGKIILMGEHAVVYGEPAIAFPFQAAKVVASLNEHITSSGDQLVSSYYTGILRDAPHSLKNIKQLVFNLKKELQIEQSLELTIHSTIPAERGMGSSAAVATAVTRAFYDYLEQPLSREQLLTNVQISEKIAHGNPSGIDAAATSSLEPIYFVKGHPFDYFSLNIDAFLIVADTGIKGQTRAVVKDVAHLFEKDQQKVGQKIQQLGYLTRQAKKAIVKNNPEHLAQAMNEAQLILKNLTISNDFLDVLIETARDSGALGAKLTGGGRGGCMIALAQTKTKAQEISEALLQAGAAATWIQGLGVHTYV
- the mvaD gene encoding diphosphomevalonate decarboxylase, with protein sequence MFKGKARAYTNIALIKYWGKKNESLILPMNNSLSLTLDAFYTETEVSFSEAYTEDQFYLDNQLQDEKATKKISTFLDIVREKAGTTKKAKVISQNFVPTAAGLASSASGLAALAGACNEALKLGLDDQALSRLARRGSGSACRSIFGGFVEWEKGHDDQSSYAHPISSDGFEDHLAMVFLLLNEQKKDVSSRDGMRRTVETSSFYQGWLDSVEADLYQLKQAIKTKNFQLLGETMEQNGLKMHGTTLAARPPFTYWSPDSLKAMQAVRDLRNQGIPCYFTMDAGPNVKVLVQKDHLDKVKTTFSDLFSSQQVISAFAGPGMTIIE
- a CDS encoding phosphomevalonate kinase, whose amino-acid sequence is MIEVSAPGKLYIAGEYAVVETGHPAIIVAIDQFVTVTVETARKVGSIQSEQYSGMPIRWTRRDGELVLDIRENPFHYILAAIRLTEKYAREKNILLSFYDLKVTSELDSSNGRKYGLGSSGAVTVATVKALNMFYALNLTQIEIFKIAALANLTVQDNGSCGDIAASCYGGWIAFSTFDHQWLQEQEKQHTIVELIEMDWPGLSIESLPTPKDLRLLIGWTGSPASTSDLVDQVHRSRKEKMVAYQKFLQDSTLCVHEMIKGFKENNIDLIQAMIRKNRQLLHELSSITGVLIETPALNKLCSLAEEYEGAAKSSGAGGGDCGIVIVDQKSGILPLMSAWELAEITPLPLHVYSNQRKEKG
- the fni gene encoding type 2 isopentenyl-diphosphate Delta-isomerase, with the protein product MNRKDEHVSLAKAFHSKQKNEFDTVRIVHNPLPEVSMSEIDLHTTVAGLTLDYPLYINAMTGGSEKTKKINHDLAMIAKETNLMIATGSVSAALKDPALSDSYTIMRDVYPEGKILANVGAGTSLARAKEAIELFQADALQLHLNAPQELVMPEGDRDFSNWKELIKEIIEGISVPLIVKEVGFGMTRETIDELAELGVQTIDISGRSGTSFTQIENARRKKRELDYLVDWGQSTVTSLLEANEAQHQVEILASGGIRNAFDLFKALCLGANAVGVSGTILTHLMTHGVAETIQLVQQWQAELQRLLTMVGAKTIQELHHQPLILSGTTKDWCEARGIPLTKYGTRKK
- the adhE gene encoding bifunctional acetaldehyde-CoA/alcohol dehydrogenase: MAKVMEKEQPKTIDVQGMIDELATKANVALKEMENFDQEKVDHIVHEMAMAALDQHMPLAKMAVEETGRGIYEDKAIKNMYASEYIWNNIKHDKTVGVINEDVQKGLIEIAEPVGVVCGVTPTTNPTSTTIFKSMIALKTRNPIVFAFHPSAQKSSAEAARVVRDAAIAAGAPENCIQWIEHPSIEATSMLMNHPGIAIVLATGGAGMVKSAYSTGKPALGVGPGNVPAYIEKTAKIKRAVNDLIVSKTFDNGMICASEQAVIVDKEVYAAVKAEFQAHQVYFVKPAELSKLEDAVMNEGKYAVNPAIVGHSAMDIAKLAGIKVPEGTKMLVAELEGVGADYPLSREKLSPVLAMVKANNTEHAFELCEGMLNLGGLGHTAVIHSEDEELHVKFGLRMKACRILVNTPSAEGGIGNIYNEMIPSLTLGCGSYGKNSVSRNVSAINLINVKTVAKRRNNMQWFKLPPKIFFEKNSLLYLEKMENVERVMIVCDPGMVQFGYCDTVREVLSRRKNDVKIEVFSEVEPNPSTNTVYAGTKLMADFKPDTVIALGGGSAMDAAKGMWMFYEHPDTSFFGAKQKFLDIRKRTYKIDKPEKTQFVCIPTTSGTGSEVTPFAVITDSDTHVKYPLADYALTPDVAIVDPQFVMSVPASVTADTGMDVLTHAIESYVSVMASDYTRGLSLQAIKLVFDYLEKSVKTPDMESREKMHNASTMAGMAFANAFLGICHSVAHKIGGEYGIPHGRTNAILLPHIIRYNAKDPQKHAMFPKYDYFRADTDYADIAKFLGLKGQTTAELVEALATAVYELGQSVGINMSLKAQGVTQETLDSTVDRMAELAYEDQCTTANPKEPLISELKQIIIDAYNG
- the yajC gene encoding preprotein translocase subunit YajC, coding for MGSLPMLVMFVALLAMWYFMSRSQKKQQQERQNLLDSMKSGDEVVTIGGLHGVVSEIDNEKRTVVIDCEGIFLEYDRAAIKTVKPGTVVTNDSTVNTVEKTEPKVAETVEVKEEATETVETPEDSKENK